The genomic window ATGCAAGCAATTTTGCAGCAAGCTCTTGCTTTATATCTAGAAGGTCCCGCAATATAGCACTGGCGGTTTCAACTCCACCAGCGCCTCGCCCAATGATGGTCTGTTCGCCTGCAAATTCTGAATAGAAAGTCACCGCGTTAAGAGTTCCGCTGACGGATAAGGGGCTGGTTTTAGGGATTTTCTCCGGTTTAACCTCTAACTTTCCGTTAACTGAGCCTATTAACTTAATTGTGCAATTGTCCTTTGCAGCGTCTTCAATATGTTTCATGGAAATGCCTCGAATGCCTTTAATGTTTACGTCTTTTAACGTAACTTTTTTGTTCATAACCCAGTTAGCTAAAATCACAAGCTTACATGCAGCGTCTATTCCGTCAACATCCATGGATGGGTCAGCCTCAGCATAGCCAAGCTGTCTAGCCTTCTGAAGAGCCTCTTCAAAGGGAATGCGCCGCTCAGTCATTTCTGTCAGTATATAATTTGTTGTCCCGTTAAGAATGCCCTTTAACGATAGAATCTTGTCACCGTATAAACATCTTTTGGCGAATTCAAGTATCGGAGTCCCAGCGCCCACGGAGCCGCTGAACCTAAAATAAACTTGATTATGTTCAGCCAGTTCTGTAAGAGCGGGCAAGGCTAAAGCTAACGGCCCCTTATTTGAAGTTACAACATTTTTACCAGCCTTAAAAGCGCTTTTTATGTATGAAAGAGCTGGCTCTCCATCCTTGATGTTGGTTGGTGAAACCTCGACGAGAGCCTCAGCGTCCAAGGACTCAATTAGGTCTAAGATGGGTATCCCCAATTTTCCGTACGCTTCATCAGCAGCTACAGTGCCCTTCTCCGCTTTTACTGATAACATCCTTTGCAAGTCTAAACCCTTCAGGTTTACGGCAACACCGCCTTTATCGGCAATAGCGACAACTCTTGGCCGAAATCCATAGACATTAGATAGTTCCAACTCGCGTTTAATGAAGAGTTTGGCAAGACTTTGCCCGACAACACCGAACCCGACAAGAATTATGCGCACATCTAAAGCCTCCAACGGCAACTTATGTTAATTGTACAGTTAATCCCAATAGCTTTTCGATTGCGCTTAATTCAGCATCAACCTCGTATGGTTTCTCAAAAGTCTTTACAACAACCTCTGGATCCTTAAGGCCATGTCCCGTCGTAACGCAGACAACGACTTCATCCTTATCTATTTCTCCCCCCTCAACAAGCTTTTTTAGTCCAGCTATTGACGCCGCGCTTGCTGGCTCTACGAATATGCCTTCGGATCTGGCAAGCATTTTTTGGGCTTCTAGAATCTCGTGATCGCTAACTGTTTCAGCGGTTCCTTTTGATTCTCTTATGGCGCGTAAAGCCTTTTTCCAGCTTACGGGCGCCCCTATTCTTATAGCGGTAGCTACTGTTTCTGGTTTCTCGACTGGAACAATTTTATCTACTCCCGTTTTAACGGCTTTCGCTATCGGAGCGGCGCCCTCAGCTTGAATACCTATCATTCGCGGAAGCTTATTTATCAATCCAAGTTCGTAAAATTCGGTGAACCCCTTCCATATAGCGCTTATGTTTCCAGCGTTGCCAACTGGCAGTACAACAGCATCCGGGGCCTCTCGGTTCAGTTGGTCGCAAATTTCATAAGCAATTGTCTTCTGTCCCTCTATTCTGAAGGGGTTAATGGAGTTTAGCAAGTATATCTCCCTATGTTCTTCTGAGAGCTTCAAAACCATCTCCAAGGCTTTGTCAAAGTTGCCTCGAATTTGTACAACTTTCGCTCCGTACGCTATTGCTTGAGCTAATTTCCCAAAAGCGATGGCGCCGGAGGGTATCAGTATTATGCAAGATAACCCTGCCTTTGCGGCGTAAGCAGCCAATGACGCAGACGTGTTGCCTGTTGATGCGCAAGCAACCATTTTAACCCCAAGCTCCACGGCCTTAGTTACGCCGACAGTCATCCCTCTATCCTTGAAAGATCCGGTGGGATTTTCTCCCTCGTTCTTAACGTATAGAGTTTCTAGTCCCAAGATTTTTCCTAGACGGTGGCATGAA from Candidatus Bathyarchaeota archaeon includes these protein-coding regions:
- a CDS encoding threonine synthase, which codes for MYQVCINCNDQYDIEKVIYNCAKCGDILEIRYDYSFLKEKLEKSNWQSLPLSVWRYRDFMPIRYFSNVISLNEGGTSLYSCHRLGKILGLETLYVKNEGENPTGSFKDRGMTVGVTKAVELGVKMVACASTGNTSASLAAYAAKAGLSCIILIPSGAIAFGKLAQAIAYGAKVVQIRGNFDKALEMVLKLSEEHREIYLLNSINPFRIEGQKTIAYEICDQLNREAPDAVVLPVGNAGNISAIWKGFTEFYELGLINKLPRMIGIQAEGAAPIAKAVKTGVDKIVPVEKPETVATAIRIGAPVSWKKALRAIRESKGTAETVSDHEILEAQKMLARSEGIFVEPASAASIAGLKKLVEGGEIDKDEVVVCVTTGHGLKDPEVVVKTFEKPYEVDAELSAIEKLLGLTVQLT
- a CDS encoding homoserine dehydrogenase translates to MRIILVGFGVVGQSLAKLFIKRELELSNVYGFRPRVVAIADKGGVAVNLKGLDLQRMLSVKAEKGTVAADEAYGKLGIPILDLIESLDAEALVEVSPTNIKDGEPALSYIKSAFKAGKNVVTSNKGPLALALPALTELAEHNQVYFRFSGSVGAGTPILEFAKRCLYGDKILSLKGILNGTTNYILTEMTERRIPFEEALQKARQLGYAEADPSMDVDGIDAACKLVILANWVMNKKVTLKDVNIKGIRGISMKHIEDAAKDNCTIKLIGSVNGKLEVKPEKIPKTSPLSVSGTLNAVTFYSEFAGEQTIIGRGAGGVETASAILRDLLDIKQELAAKLLA